The Actinomyces sp. oral taxon 414 genome has a segment encoding these proteins:
- a CDS encoding ribbon-helix-helix domain-containing protein, producing the protein MTEDPAHTPLTEAEQAYYNQLDEDVTAGRVPTIGRGTRRDGSRVSDTELDAVLRGRPGLGQSRATGRGRSPRRQVRLPEHTDAALDAYVEKHGTTASAVIRDAVEAYLATA; encoded by the coding sequence ATGACCGAGGATCCCGCGCACACGCCCCTCACAGAGGCCGAGCAGGCCTACTACAACCAGCTCGACGAGGACGTTACCGCCGGCCGCGTCCCCACCATCGGGCGCGGAACCCGCCGCGACGGCTCACGCGTCAGCGACACCGAGCTCGACGCCGTCCTCCGCGGCCGCCCGGGCCTCGGACAGTCCCGCGCCACGGGCCGCGGACGCTCCCCGCGCCGCCAGGTCCGCCTGCCCGAGCACACCGACGCGGCCCTTGACGCCTACGTCGAGAAGCACGGCACCACCGCCAGCGCCGTCATCCGCGACGCCGTCGAGGCATACCTCGCCACCGCCTGA
- a CDS encoding Nramp family divalent metal transporter: MLDHSPAPSSVSPRPAPAPEADVSDAVARIARAHAPAVRPAPPRHRLLALLGPAFVAAVAYVDPGNVAANITAGARYGYSLVWVLVLANTMAVLIQYQSAKLGIVTGRSLPEVLGGRLGRRSRLAFWAQAELVAAATDLAEVIGGAIALHLLFGLPLLTGGCLIGAVSMLLLALQERRSQRTFEGVVVGLLVVVTIGFVGGLVVAPPDWSATAAGLIPRLRDSGGLLVAASMLGATVMPHAIYLHSSLVRDHHDEVGEGHASRTADDGPGDSTVPAGPAVPVRPDGITGPAVPAGPRAGDGRARTARLIRATRVDVVWALAVAGAVNIALLLLAASALSGAEGTDTIEGAHAAITASLGPAVGVIFAVGLLASGLASTSVGAYAGSEIMAGLLHVRVPLLLRRAVTLVPALVIIGVGAEPTWALVLSQVVLSFGIPLAIVPLMRATGSEALMGRWRDGAPLRWTARASAALIIALNVALVWLTLTGRA; the protein is encoded by the coding sequence ATGCTCGACCACTCCCCCGCCCCCTCCAGCGTCTCCCCCCGCCCCGCCCCGGCGCCCGAGGCGGACGTGTCCGACGCCGTCGCGCGCATAGCACGGGCCCATGCGCCCGCGGTGCGCCCCGCTCCCCCGCGCCACCGCCTCCTCGCCCTGCTCGGCCCGGCCTTCGTCGCCGCCGTCGCCTACGTCGACCCGGGCAATGTTGCGGCCAACATCACAGCCGGGGCCCGCTACGGCTACTCGCTCGTGTGGGTCCTCGTCCTGGCCAACACCATGGCCGTCCTCATCCAGTACCAGAGCGCCAAGCTCGGCATTGTCACGGGGCGCTCGCTGCCCGAGGTGCTCGGCGGCCGTCTCGGGCGCCGCTCGCGCCTGGCCTTCTGGGCCCAGGCCGAGCTCGTGGCCGCGGCCACCGACCTGGCCGAGGTGATCGGCGGCGCCATCGCCCTCCACCTGCTGTTCGGGCTGCCGCTGCTGACCGGCGGCTGCCTGATCGGGGCCGTGTCCATGCTGCTCCTGGCCCTCCAGGAGAGGCGCAGCCAGCGCACCTTCGAGGGCGTCGTCGTCGGTCTGCTCGTCGTGGTGACGATCGGCTTCGTGGGTGGGCTCGTCGTCGCCCCGCCCGACTGGTCGGCGACGGCCGCGGGCCTCATCCCCCGCCTGCGGGACTCGGGCGGCCTGCTCGTGGCCGCCTCGATGCTCGGCGCGACCGTCATGCCCCACGCCATCTACCTGCACTCCTCGCTGGTGCGCGACCACCACGACGAGGTCGGCGAGGGGCACGCCTCGCGCACGGCCGACGACGGCCCCGGCGACTCGACGGTTCCGGCCGGACCGGCGGTTCCGGTGCGCCCGGACGGAATAACCGGCCCGGCGGTTCCGGCCGGCCCGCGGGCCGGGGACGGTCGGGCCCGCACCGCCCGCCTCATCCGCGCCACGAGGGTCGACGTCGTGTGGGCGCTGGCCGTGGCCGGCGCCGTCAATATCGCCCTGCTCCTGCTCGCCGCCTCGGCGCTGTCCGGCGCGGAGGGGACGGACACGATCGAGGGGGCGCACGCCGCCATCACGGCGTCGCTGGGGCCCGCCGTCGGCGTCATCTTCGCCGTCGGGCTGCTCGCCTCCGGACTGGCCTCGACGTCGGTGGGCGCCTACGCGGGCTCCGAGATCATGGCCGGGCTGCTGCACGTGCGGGTGCCGCTGCTGCTGCGCCGGGCGGTCACGCTCGTACCGGCGCTGGTCATCATCGGGGTCGGCGCGGAGCCGACGTGGGCGCTGGTGCTGAGCCAGGTGGTGCTGTCCTTCGGGATCCCGCTGGCGATCGTGCCCCTCATGCGGGCGACCGGCTCGGAGGCGCTCATGGGGCGGTGGCGCGACGGCGCCCCGCTGCGCTGGACGGCGCGGGCGTCGGCGGCGCTCATCATCGCCCTCAATGTAGCGCTGGTGTGGCTGACGCTCACCGGCCGCGCCTGA
- a CDS encoding carboxylesterase/lipase family protein — protein MTRLTRSDVPVEHVASTPIAVPTGEPGPLVTAPAGPVRGVWRRIVSAPDRRGDAPRFERSAAFYGIPYAEAPSGERRFLAPVPRAPWTAERPALTPSATPQRGSIFSDPAIPEPSVPGDDFLTLNVFTPAPGDTGARLPVYVWIHGGGWSSGSHNSPWYDGAAFNRDGIITVSIAYRLGFDGYGWVDGSDAPFNRAVLDQVLALEWVRDNIASFGGDPGEVTIGGQSAGGGNVMVLMTCPRARGLFRRAISESGAVTDFPADAVRSTAREMARLAGVEPNLEGWRALDYDRVFAVTAEFEKRRAGRAPAGTLVERIRAALISAPDAGIVYGPVVDGRIVPLPVVEALARGEGGDVPLLAMSTTHEFIMSLSRGLVGELGGRTAVEVMEEAGLGADLAAHYVAAHPELGGGEHLYLGALISDAMFHIPLLGWAGARERAGSAGTWVSRFAWESPATGLSTHCLDLPFAFDCLAHPYCDHTLRAAPSQALADAVHGDWARFILTGDPGWRPWDSRGPGRIYGDPRGTRPDGAVDGEPFAVEQRLLEAGERPA, from the coding sequence ATGACCCGATTGACCCGATCCGACGTGCCCGTCGAGCACGTCGCCTCCACCCCGATCGCCGTGCCGACCGGCGAGCCCGGCCCGCTCGTGACCGCGCCGGCCGGCCCGGTCCGCGGGGTGTGGAGGCGCATCGTCTCCGCCCCCGATCGCCGAGGTGACGCCCCCCGCTTCGAGCGCTCCGCCGCCTTCTACGGCATTCCCTACGCCGAGGCCCCCAGCGGCGAGCGGCGCTTCCTCGCCCCGGTGCCGCGCGCGCCCTGGACCGCCGAGCGCCCCGCCCTGACGCCGTCGGCCACGCCCCAGCGCGGCTCGATCTTCTCCGACCCCGCCATCCCCGAGCCCTCCGTGCCCGGCGACGACTTCCTGACCCTCAACGTCTTCACCCCCGCGCCCGGCGACACGGGCGCCCGGTTGCCGGTCTACGTGTGGATCCACGGCGGCGGCTGGTCCTCCGGGTCCCACAATTCGCCCTGGTACGACGGCGCCGCCTTCAACCGCGACGGCATTATCACGGTCTCCATCGCCTACCGGCTGGGCTTCGACGGCTACGGCTGGGTGGACGGCTCCGACGCCCCCTTCAACCGCGCGGTCCTGGACCAGGTGCTGGCGCTGGAGTGGGTGCGGGACAATATCGCCTCCTTCGGCGGCGACCCGGGCGAGGTGACCATCGGCGGGCAGAGTGCCGGCGGCGGCAATGTCATGGTCCTCATGACCTGCCCCCGTGCGCGCGGCCTGTTCCGCAGGGCCATTAGCGAGTCGGGCGCCGTCACCGACTTCCCCGCCGACGCCGTCCGCTCCACGGCCCGGGAAATGGCGCGCCTGGCGGGTGTGGAGCCGAATCTGGAGGGGTGGCGCGCGCTGGACTACGACCGGGTCTTCGCCGTCACCGCCGAATTCGAGAAGCGCCGCGCCGGGCGGGCCCCCGCGGGGACGCTGGTCGAGCGCATTCGCGCCGCGCTCATCTCCGCCCCGGATGCGGGGATCGTCTACGGCCCCGTCGTCGACGGGCGGATCGTGCCCCTGCCCGTGGTCGAGGCCCTGGCTCGGGGCGAGGGCGGCGACGTCCCGCTGCTGGCCATGAGCACCACGCACGAGTTCATTATGAGCCTGTCCCGCGGGCTGGTCGGGGAGCTGGGCGGGCGCACGGCCGTCGAGGTGATGGAGGAGGCCGGCCTGGGGGCGGATCTCGCCGCGCACTACGTGGCCGCCCACCCCGAGTTGGGTGGCGGGGAGCACCTGTACCTGGGCGCCCTCATCTCCGACGCCATGTTCCACATCCCCCTCCTGGGCTGGGCCGGGGCCCGGGAGCGCGCCGGTTCGGCGGGGACCTGGGTGAGCCGCTTCGCCTGGGAGTCGCCCGCCACGGGGCTGTCGACGCACTGCCTCGACCTGCCGTTCGCCTTCGACTGCCTGGCCCACCCCTACTGCGACCACACCCTGCGGGCGGCGCCGTCCCAGGCGCTGGCCGACGCCGTGCACGGCGACTGGGCGCGCTTCATCCTCACCGGCGACCCGGGCTGGCGGCCCTGGGACTCCCGCGGCCCGGGCCGCATCTACGGGGACCCGCGCGGCACCCGGCCGGACGGGGCCGTCGACGGCGAGCCCTTCGCCGTCGAGCAGCGCCTGCTAGAGGCCGGGGAGCGACCGGCGTAG
- a CDS encoding M23 family metallopeptidase has translation MPAARPEPPRAERTKRTGHSGPAGLPDPAPRSRRSHRTPRVEPEVIEGPRPDEFRAGEPVGPRTDEIRTDEIHTDELVAPRPVGAHTPLGMIGRTGVLVVLAAVTVLAPLGTRAGFLSLSLAPAAVAQTTAADDTSDASVSVADAVLGSDADVVDESRGGDTEMSNVPDAATLARIRAAHDNPTVTCAPKSSGASGDTSAFVSAPEVFNPMMEGTYEISSPWGYRMHPTLGILKLHAGQDYAAPAGTPIYAAAAGEVVTAGMVDGTGTVTIKHDIDGQVWYTSYLHMYADGIYVHVGDKVTAGQLIAAVGSTGRSTGAHLHFEVRIANDDADESTVDPTTWLAEHHAVELTTDCS, from the coding sequence ATGCCCGCCGCGCGCCCGGAACCGCCGCGCGCCGAGCGCACCAAGCGCACCGGACACTCCGGTCCGGCCGGCCTCCCCGACCCCGCCCCGCGCTCCCGCCGGTCTCACCGGACCCCGCGGGTCGAACCCGAGGTCATTGAGGGGCCCCGTCCCGACGAGTTCCGTGCCGGAGAACCGGTCGGGCCCCGCACCGATGAGATTCGCACCGACGAGATTCACACCGACGAGCTGGTCGCGCCCCGCCCCGTGGGCGCCCACACCCCGCTGGGGATGATCGGCCGCACGGGCGTTCTCGTGGTCCTGGCCGCCGTGACCGTCCTGGCGCCGCTGGGCACGCGGGCCGGCTTCCTCTCCCTGTCCCTCGCCCCCGCCGCCGTCGCCCAGACCACCGCCGCCGACGACACGTCAGACGCGTCGGTCTCAGTGGCGGACGCGGTCCTCGGATCGGACGCCGACGTCGTCGACGAGAGCAGGGGCGGCGACACCGAGATGTCCAACGTCCCCGACGCCGCCACGCTCGCCCGCATCCGCGCGGCCCACGACAACCCGACCGTCACCTGCGCCCCCAAGTCCTCCGGGGCCTCGGGCGACACCTCCGCCTTCGTCTCCGCCCCGGAGGTCTTCAACCCCATGATGGAGGGCACCTATGAGATCTCCTCGCCGTGGGGCTACCGCATGCACCCGACCCTGGGCATCCTCAAGCTCCACGCCGGGCAGGACTACGCCGCGCCCGCCGGCACGCCCATATACGCCGCCGCCGCGGGGGAGGTGGTCACCGCCGGCATGGTCGACGGCACCGGCACCGTGACCATTAAGCACGACATCGACGGCCAGGTCTGGTACACGAGCTACCTGCACATGTACGCGGACGGCATCTACGTCCACGTGGGGGACAAGGTCACCGCCGGCCAGCTCATCGCCGCCGTCGGCTCCACGGGGCGCTCGACCGGGGCCCACCTGCACTTCGAGGTCCGCATCGCCAACGACGACGCCGACGAGTCGACGGTCGACCCGACGACCTGGCTCGCCGAGCACCACGCAGTCGAGCTGACGACCGACTGCTCCTGA
- a CDS encoding hemolysin family protein, which yields MTDWLMVALGVVLTAGTALFVAGEFSLVALDPSTVETRAAEGERRAATVRRALGRLSTLLSGAQVGITLTTILLGYTMQDAMARLLTRLMSAWMAQSVATGAAVVIALIIANAFSMVFGELIPKNATLSDPMRAAGLVTPLLTAFTTVLRPVIVVLNNTANLVLHRMGIEPAEEISGARSAGELASLVRHSAEEGTLDVSTAALLTRSIGVGELTAVDVMTDRGRLHTLDAEDTADAVVDLARTTGHSRFPVIGSDVDDVLGVVHLRRAIAVPYERRGAVSVASSSLMTPVPRVPETMPLASLLVELRAAGSQMALVVDEYGGTAGVVTLEDAVEEIVGDVADEHDRRRAGAHVDASGDWIVPGWMRPDELAARADIHVPDDGPYETLGGLVMTELGRIPRLGDTVDTARVEMVVEAMEGRRVTRLRVRSADAPGGAAGGGAGRKIDDAPPGGAGAGTGAGR from the coding sequence GTGACCGACTGGCTCATGGTCGCCCTGGGCGTCGTGTTGACGGCGGGCACCGCCCTGTTCGTCGCCGGCGAGTTCTCGCTCGTCGCCCTGGACCCCTCCACCGTCGAGACCCGCGCCGCCGAGGGGGAGAGGCGCGCCGCCACCGTCCGCCGGGCCCTCGGGCGCCTGTCCACCCTCCTGTCCGGGGCGCAGGTGGGCATCACGCTGACCACCATCCTGCTCGGTTACACCATGCAGGACGCCATGGCCCGGCTCCTGACCCGGCTCATGAGCGCCTGGATGGCCCAGTCCGTGGCCACCGGCGCCGCCGTCGTCATCGCCCTGATCATCGCCAACGCCTTCTCCATGGTCTTCGGCGAGCTCATCCCCAAGAACGCCACCCTGTCCGACCCCATGCGCGCCGCCGGGCTCGTCACCCCCCTCCTGACGGCCTTCACCACCGTGCTGCGGCCGGTCATCGTCGTCCTCAACAACACCGCCAACCTCGTCCTGCACCGCATGGGCATCGAGCCGGCCGAGGAGATCAGCGGCGCCCGCAGCGCCGGCGAGCTCGCCTCCCTGGTGCGCCACAGCGCCGAGGAGGGGACCCTCGACGTCTCCACGGCGGCCCTGCTCACCCGCTCCATCGGCGTGGGCGAGCTGACCGCCGTCGACGTCATGACCGACCGCGGCCGCCTGCACACCCTCGACGCCGAGGACACCGCCGACGCCGTCGTCGACCTGGCCCGCACCACCGGGCACTCGCGCTTCCCCGTCATCGGCTCCGACGTCGACGACGTGCTCGGCGTGGTCCACCTGCGCCGCGCCATCGCCGTGCCCTACGAGCGGCGCGGCGCCGTGTCCGTGGCCTCCTCCTCGCTCATGACGCCGGTGCCGCGCGTGCCCGAGACCATGCCGCTGGCCTCGCTGCTGGTCGAGCTGCGCGCCGCCGGCAGCCAGATGGCCCTGGTCGTCGACGAGTACGGGGGCACCGCCGGGGTCGTCACCCTGGAGGACGCCGTGGAGGAGATCGTCGGGGACGTGGCCGACGAGCACGACCGCCGCCGCGCCGGCGCCCACGTGGACGCCTCCGGCGACTGGATCGTGCCCGGGTGGATGCGCCCCGACGAGCTCGCCGCCCGCGCCGACATCCACGTGCCCGACGACGGCCCCTACGAGACGCTCGGCGGGCTGGTCATGACCGAGCTCGGCCGCATCCCCCGTCTCGGCGACACGGTGGACACAGCGCGGGTCGAGATGGTCGTCGAGGCCATGGAGGGCCGCCGGGTCACCCGCCTGCGGGTCCGCTCCGCCGACGCGCCCGGGGGCGCCGCCGGCGGCGGGGCCGGGAGGAAGATCGACGACGCCCCGCCCGGGGGCGCCGGCGCCGGGACGGGGGCGGGGCGATGA
- a CDS encoding glycerophosphodiester phosphodiesterase, which translates to MVATRGCAVIAHRGGAGEAPENTWTAVEHVAELGLTWMETDLRVSADGLVILSHDPDLMRTAADPRGIGELTWKELSDLDAGDGRPPVRLDDALAAFPRLRFNIDLKESAVVQDALQVVRAADALDRVRFASFSARRLAVLRRQEPRATTSLGVGDVLALVLHAEAGLRLPGTRWSWTKGRVDAVQVPAHWGRVPVVTERFVAQAHRDGLEVHVWTVDEPEEMRRLAAMRVDGIVTDVPALALEVLGGQEPR; encoded by the coding sequence ATGGTCGCCACACGAGGCTGCGCCGTCATCGCCCACCGCGGAGGTGCGGGGGAGGCGCCGGAGAACACCTGGACCGCCGTCGAACACGTCGCCGAACTGGGACTGACCTGGATGGAGACGGACCTGCGCGTGAGCGCCGACGGCCTGGTCATCCTCTCCCACGACCCCGACCTCATGCGCACCGCCGCGGACCCGCGGGGCATCGGAGAGCTGACCTGGAAGGAGCTGTCCGATCTCGACGCCGGCGACGGCCGGCCCCCGGTCAGGCTCGACGACGCCCTCGCCGCCTTCCCGCGGCTGCGCTTCAATATCGACCTCAAGGAGTCGGCGGTCGTCCAGGACGCCCTTCAGGTGGTGCGCGCCGCCGACGCCTTGGATCGAGTCCGCTTCGCCTCCTTCTCCGCGCGGCGCCTGGCGGTCCTGCGCCGCCAGGAGCCCCGGGCGACGACCTCGCTGGGGGTCGGCGACGTGCTGGCCCTGGTGCTGCACGCCGAGGCGGGCCTGAGGCTGCCCGGGACCCGCTGGTCGTGGACGAAGGGGCGCGTCGACGCCGTGCAGGTGCCGGCGCACTGGGGGAGGGTGCCCGTGGTGACCGAGCGCTTCGTGGCCCAGGCCCACCGCGACGGGCTCGAGGTGCACGTGTGGACCGTGGACGAGCCGGAGGAGATGCGCCGGCTCGCGGCGATGCGCGTGGACGGGATCGTCACCGACGTGCCCGCCCTGGCGCTGGAGGTGCTGGGCGGGCAGGAGCCGCGATGA
- a CDS encoding NYN domain-containing protein, translating into MTLTMAVVVDYQNVHLTGASLFLPGRPPEEGLIDPFRFACQLAQARDAKIADERYKATVKRVEVFRGLPIPEDDPDANRRNQAQKAEWERGHHGVVRVTLRPLKYAWDYFDGRKVPVRASRREKGIDVLCALALVDLARSGRYDVVVLASRDTDLAPALDNAARTTGAKIEAVKWFDPADRRTRGNISTRARIWTTSMTRDHFTASLDPRTYP; encoded by the coding sequence GTGACCCTGACGATGGCCGTCGTCGTCGACTACCAGAACGTCCACCTCACAGGAGCGTCCCTGTTCCTCCCCGGGCGCCCACCCGAGGAAGGCCTCATCGACCCGTTCCGCTTCGCCTGCCAGCTTGCACAGGCGCGTGACGCCAAGATCGCTGACGAACGGTACAAGGCTACTGTCAAGCGTGTCGAGGTCTTCCGCGGTCTGCCTATTCCCGAAGACGATCCCGACGCCAACCGACGCAACCAAGCGCAGAAGGCCGAGTGGGAGCGCGGGCACCACGGAGTGGTCAGGGTGACTCTACGGCCACTGAAGTACGCCTGGGACTACTTTGACGGTCGCAAGGTGCCGGTGCGAGCCTCTCGCAGGGAGAAGGGCATTGACGTCCTATGCGCCCTCGCTCTGGTCGACCTGGCCCGCTCGGGCCGCTACGACGTCGTCGTCCTCGCTTCTCGGGACACCGATCTCGCTCCCGCCCTCGACAACGCCGCCCGTACCACCGGAGCGAAGATCGAGGCCGTCAAGTGGTTCGACCCGGCCGATCGACGGACACGCGGTAACATCAGCACCCGGGCCAGGATTTGGACCACCTCGATGACCAGGGATCACTTCACTGCCAGCCTCGACCCTCGCACCTACCCCTGA
- a CDS encoding hemolysin family protein: MSTPVALTITVLLLAGNAFFVGAEFAVTSSRRSQLEPLAEAGDARAATALWALQHISRMLATAQLGVTLCSTGLGVVAEPAIARIIQPLLTRVGIGAAGAHAAAVVVALVLVVYLHVVAGEMVPKNISISSPESAVRWLAPPLVRVSRLFGPVVTGLNGFANWVLHRLGVETKDEVSAAFNAAEVASIVERSTAEGVLDDDTGLLSGALEFSEETAGSVMVPLDDLVTLPEGCTPRDVEHAVASTGYSRFPIVSTGPDGDAGGDVIIGYLHLKDVLYARDEERSEPVPAWRTRALVPVSADDEVEDALVAMQRSGAHLGRVRDAAGRVRGVVFLEDILEELVGEVNDAMQREEYQRRERD, encoded by the coding sequence ATGAGCACGCCGGTCGCCCTGACCATCACGGTCCTCCTGCTGGCGGGCAACGCCTTCTTCGTGGGCGCCGAGTTCGCCGTGACCTCCTCGCGCCGCTCCCAGCTCGAGCCCCTCGCCGAGGCGGGCGACGCCAGGGCCGCCACCGCCCTGTGGGCCCTCCAGCACATCTCGCGGATGCTGGCCACCGCCCAGCTGGGCGTGACCCTGTGCTCCACCGGGCTGGGCGTCGTCGCCGAGCCGGCGATCGCCCGCATTATCCAGCCCCTGCTGACCAGGGTCGGGATCGGAGCCGCCGGGGCGCACGCCGCGGCCGTGGTCGTCGCCCTCGTCCTGGTCGTCTACCTCCACGTGGTCGCCGGGGAGATGGTGCCCAAGAACATCTCCATCTCCTCCCCGGAGAGCGCCGTGCGGTGGCTCGCCCCGCCCCTGGTGCGGGTTTCGCGCCTTTTCGGCCCCGTCGTCACCGGGCTCAACGGCTTTGCCAACTGGGTGCTGCACCGCCTGGGGGTCGAGACGAAGGATGAGGTCTCGGCCGCCTTCAACGCCGCCGAGGTCGCCTCTATCGTCGAGCGCTCCACCGCCGAGGGCGTGCTCGACGACGACACCGGCCTGCTGTCGGGTGCCCTGGAGTTCTCCGAGGAGACCGCCGGGAGCGTCATGGTGCCCCTGGACGACCTGGTCACCCTCCCCGAGGGCTGCACCCCCCGGGACGTCGAGCACGCCGTCGCCTCCACCGGCTACTCCCGCTTCCCGATCGTCTCCACCGGCCCCGACGGCGACGCCGGCGGGGACGTCATCATCGGCTACCTGCACCTCAAGGATGTCCTGTACGCCCGGGACGAGGAGCGTTCCGAGCCCGTCCCTGCCTGGCGCACCCGGGCGCTCGTGCCGGTGTCCGCCGACGACGAGGTGGAGGACGCCCTCGTGGCCATGCAGCGCTCCGGCGCCCACCTGGGGCGGGTGCGCGACGCGGCCGGGCGCGTGCGGGGCGTGGTGTTCCTCGAGGACATCCTTGAGGAGCTGGTCGGCGAGGTGAATGACGCCATGCAGCGCGAGGAGTACCAGCGGCGTGAGAGGGACTGA